In the genome of Ziziphus jujuba cultivar Dongzao chromosome 10, ASM3175591v1, the window TCATAAACCAGTCAGAATTCAATTTCCCACAAAACCAgtgttttgcaaaatttaaaacatatctGTCTATCAAAGCTTTCCAATCTTAGAGCATGGATTATTAAGCACATGGTACAATGTGAACAGAAGTCCTAGTTAGAAGCTCAGATTTTTCAGCACAAAATTATGACAAGACACAAGGATGCTGTATGGTCAACTCCATCTTACTTGATGAAATCTTCAGATCAGCAGAATAATTCAACcacaaatgataaaataaaatttaataatagccAACTATGAACGTAGTCTTGAAAAATACAGTATATCTtgcatgtaatttttttttttttttttttttggtgaaacagTACGTCTCACATGTAGTACTCTGATTGGAATGTCGAAAATATCATCAccttaaaataattaagaaaataacttCCTCATTCTTACCAAATTCTtccttcaattttcttttgtgaTGGGTATCCAGGAATAGAGTTTCATCATAAAGAGGCCGTGTAAGCTGAGTTCGAAAATGTTGGATGAGCAGCAAGCATGAAATAGCCAACAATATTAATTCAGAAAGGGAAAAAGATATAACTAGAATTCTTTTAAGGAAAAAACTTACAAAATCATTTGCATAACTGTTAGATTCCCCAAATTCTTTCCAGTGTGTCCTCAGAAACTCAATCAATTTAGGAATATCCTGATGGCGAAAAACATCCCAAAGAACTCCTGGAACAGTCTTTTCAGACATATCTTCACCATCTCTATTTGACCATTCAGAATTGACAGTATCCCCATCAACATTAGAAGTATTCTGCGTATCTTGATCCACCATTCTCTCATCTTTATCTTCATCAGACCTCGCTTCATATTCATTCTCCATTTTGTGCTCACTAAGGGAGTTCACATGTGATTTACCATGATCTATTTCTGGATCTGAAGGTGACTCTTTCACCTCCAATTCCTGGAAGGATTTTCGTATCTTCTTAATTTTTGTCCTCTGCCAACCTTTTCGCTTCACCTCACATGTATGCATCAGAAGGTACACCTGACAAAAGCTCAATGGATTTACATGATTTATCAATTTGTTAATGTTGCATTTACATCAAAAGGCATCAagaatgtaataaaaaaacataaaaccatTGCTGGGCTAAGCAATGTCTTACTAACAAAATATTCAGGGTTTTTGGAATGTCCAATTAATAACAAAAGCAATTTTTGCAGTCATGAAAATCTATAACTATGGATCAGAAAAAGGAAGAACAACTAACCATGTCGCGCATATTGAAACGGAGATTGGTCACAGAGTTGCCTTGACCGAGATCCTCATAGATtccataagaaataaaaatctttggcCCTACGTCATTCTGCAAAGAGTAATGTGGCAATTTGGCAGCAACATTCAGAAGACCCCACTTGGAATGGATATACTCAAGTAAAGGTAATTTACTGATAAATTCAGGTCTTTGGTACAGTAAGAATTCCTCTGATGAACTGGGGGAAGGCCAATCCTTCAATTTCAACATTTCAGGCCAACCATTTTCACGGATTCGTCCCTCAGAGTATCCTTTGATGAATTGACCCAGTTCAATATCAACCTGTAAACATGTCAGCCAAAAAAGGTCTATTTTAGCGTTACTATGCACCATGTCTGTCAATTAATTACATATTCaaagcatttttgtttttttttaaacaatcaaCAAGATATGAAAAAGAAcatattacacacacacacacacacacacagagacatAAGTAATAGCTCTTGGAGCCCACCTCAGACCAGTTTAAGCAATCTATGGCTTTTATTGCTCTGTTTTCATCTTTTGATCTCTCATCTGCTGTATCTCGAATTCCTCTCCATATAACCATCGGCTCCCAGAAGGAGATGGATGAACTATCAAAGACATGCTTTATAATGATGGGTTTACCTCTGGCCCAATGCTTTCTAAATTCATCAATCCCATCAGATTTAATATCTTGTATTGCAGGGCAATACAAGCAATTATCGTCACTGTCCTCCCTATTAGCATATTGGCAGTGCTTGGGATCATCAAACCCAGTTTTATCTGGACCACCAGCATGATCAACCCTACAGCCACTAACCATTTCCTCCACATTTTTCACCAGTTTTGCAACCCAATTCATCTTAAAAATGCGGCTTAAACTCAATGACGAATAACCACAGCCACCATACTCCTTTGGGGGGCATGGAATACTACCATCGCTGTTCGCTTTCCAATCAGGACACTTGGCTGACAGATTTAGTTTGACCCTAGGCACTATCGATTCtgtttcttgaattttctcacCTAACTGACTATCTAGGCCTTCTACATCCTCCCGAAGATCCCGAGAGCAATTAAGGCACAGATCGTATGAGCAATTTGAACAGTGTCGATGATAATCAATGATGGGAATCCGACAGAAGTTGCTGCATGACAACACGTCAGAATGAACTAGTCCTCTAAAGCATGCATAAAGTGACACCACATCTCCAATTTATAAACTCGTAAAATTGGTCCAATAAACGAACAAGGCTAACTAAAAACATCaagtttttttaaattccaagaTGGTGAAAACTTGAGGCCTatcatacattaaaaaaataataataataaaatagacaaACAAGGCTGATAGTTCATAAGTTTCTTAGGTTACCAGCACATCTGCTCATCTGCACTCAATTTTGTCCTGGGAAGGTCTATTTTGGTTCCTGAAAAACATAGATGAAAAGGTCAAACAAATGtataaatgatatataaaaataaagtgaaCCAAAAATGGGAGTAAGAAGAATCTTACCGCGGAGCTTTTTTTCCAATTCAACTTCTGTGCATTGCTCATGATGGATTTGCTTGATAATGGGAAGCACTGAAGATAGCAGACAGTAGAGATATTGCAATTTCTTTAGAACAGGAATCTCTCTTATCCTTACCTACAAcaaagaaatatcaaaataaccCAGTGACTGATTATAGGGTGACACCAATAAAAATTGATTCATACATACAAAAAGTTGTTAATTGAAACTTAACAGTGTAATGAATAGAAGGTCCAATCAATACATAAAGGAATTACCTTTATTAAATTATCTCCACGTAAGCACACTTTACAATTACATGTACCACGACATGCAGGACATATCCTTTGAATATCTTCCAACGAGATGTTTGAGTACCTAATGGGTGAAGCATCTATACTTAGTATGGGCAGGTCAAACTTTTAAAATATGGAACTTGGCCAAGAGAATTAAACTTACCATGTAGAGATACAACTTTCACAGTATCCTCTTCTATCACATCTAAGGCACCAAACAACTCTGTTTCTGTCATTCCTTCTACACTGATGGCAAGTCTGACCACCAGTCTCTTCGGAGGAATCATTACTTCCATCAGAGTATTCCTGGATAGAAACTTGTTCACCTCAGTATCACAGATATACAAGTCCAAAAGGACTAAAGGAACATCGTGATTATTAATAATGAGCTCCACCAATCTCCTAAACTAACGAAATTGGAGTTTAACATACCGAAACCGTCATTGCATTAACATCAAAGCTCCTTTGTGATCTGTTCCTTGATGAATCCATGGCAGTAATAGGAGGTGTCTTATAAGACCGCCAGTTCTCCTCATAATCTTCATACTCTTGTTCAGAATCATCATCATTTGGTCTCGGAGGATGACGTAAAGA includes:
- the LOC107412028 gene encoding E3 ubiquitin-protein ligase JMJ24 isoform X1; translated protein: MDNARPASGNGEDNVGIPDDLRCKRSDGKQWRCTAMSMPDKTVCEKHYIQAKKRAANSAMRANLKKAKRKSVGESDIYLESKSDDFDIPVVNTKVESYTPPVSVKKYSEKASKSHFRYSPESPPLRSLSLRHPPRPNDDDSEQEYEDYEENWRSYKTPPITAMDSSRNRSQRSFDVNAMTVSEYSDGSNDSSEETGGQTCHQCRRNDRNRVVWCLRCDRRGYCESCISTWYSNISLEDIQRICPACRGTCNCKVCLRGDNLIKVRIREIPVLKKLQYLYCLLSSVLPIIKQIHHEQCTEVELEKKLRGTKIDLPRTKLSADEQMCCNFCRIPIIDYHRHCSNCSYDLCLNCSRDLREDVEGLDSQLGEKIQETESIVPRVKLNLSAKCPDWKANSDGSIPCPPKEYGGCGYSSLSLSRIFKMNWVAKLVKNVEEMVSGCRVDHAGGPDKTGFDDPKHCQYANREDSDDNCLYCPAIQDIKSDGIDEFRKHWARGKPIIIKHVFDSSSISFWEPMVIWRGIRDTADERSKDENRAIKAIDCLNWSEVDIELGQFIKGYSEGRIRENGWPEMLKLKDWPSPSSSEEFLLYQRPEFISKLPLLEYIHSKWGLLNVAAKLPHYSLQNDVGPKIFISYGIYEDLGQGNSVTNLRFNMRDMVYLLMHTCEVKRKGWQRTKIKKIRKSFQELEVKESPSDPEIDHGKSHVNSLSEHKMENEYEARSDEDKDERMVDQDTQNTSNVDGDTVNSEWSNRDGEDMSEKTVPGVLWDVFRHQDIPKLIEFLRTHWKEFGESNSYANDFLTRPLYDETLFLDTHHKRKLKEEFGVEPWSFEQHLGQAVFVPAGCPFQVRNLQSTVQLGFDFLSPESLGKAMKMAEEIRCLPNDHEAKLQVLEVRERKFSVEVGKISLYAASSAIKEVQKLVLDPKLGAELGFEDPNLTAAVSDNLEKITKRRQLTCP
- the LOC107412028 gene encoding E3 ubiquitin-protein ligase JMJ24 isoform X2, encoding MDNARPASGNGEDNVGIPDDLRCKRSDGKQWRCTAMSMPDKTVCEKHYIQAKKRAANSAMRANLKKAKRKSVGESDIYLESKSDDFDIPVVNTKVESYTPPVSVKKYSEKASKSHFRYSPESPPLRSLSLRHPPRPNDDDSEQEYEDYEENWRSYKTPPITAMDSSRNRSQRSFDVNAMTVSEYSDGSNDSSEETGGQTCHQCRRNDRNRVVWCLRCDRRGYCESCISTWYSNISLEDIQRICPACRGTCNCKVCLRGDNLIKVRIREIPVLKKLQYLYCLLSSVLPIIKQIHHEQCTEVELEKKLRGTKIDLPRTKLSADEQMCCNFCRIPIIDYHRHCSNCSYDLCLNCSRDLREDVEGLDSQLGEKIQETESIVPRVKLNLSAKCPDWKANSDGSIPCPPKEYGGCGYSSLSLSRIFKMNWVAKLVKNVEEMVSGCRVDHAGGPDKTGFDDPKHCQYANREDSDDNCLYCPAIQDIKSDGIDEFRKHWARGKPIIIKHVFDSSSISFWEPMVIWRGIRDTADERSKDENRAIKAIDCLNWSEVDIELGQFIKGYSEGRIRENGWPEMLKLKDWPSPSSSEEFLLYQRPEFISKLPLLEYIHSKWGLLNVAAKLPHYSLQNDVGPKIFISYGIYEDLGQGNSVTNLRFNMRDMVYLLMHTCEVKRKGWQRTKIKKIRKSFQELEVKESPSDPEIDHGKSHVNSLSEHKMENEYEARSDEDKDERMVDQDTQNTSNVDGDTVNSEWSNRDGEDMSEKTVPGVLWDVFRHQDIPKLIEFLRTHWKEFGESNSYANDFLTRPLYDETLFLDTHHKRKLKEEFGVEPWSFEQHLGQAVFVPAGCPFQVRNLQSTVQLGFDFLSPESLGKAMKMAEEIRCLPNDHEAKLQVLEVGKISLYAASSAIKEVQKLVLDPKLGAELGFEDPNLTAAVSDNLEKITKRRQLTCP